CCCAGGTTCTCCGGCGTGATCGCGCGCTGAAAACTCTGCTCGATGTGGTCATCGCGCAGGTCCGAAGCGCCGGGCAGCTTGCGAAGCTCGGTCGTCACCAATCGTCCCAAGGCCGCGGCGAATTCACGCGCCGTCGCGGCGCGTCGAACGTGCGGGTCGTCGCTTGGCACGAGGGAACTCGGTGCCAAGCTGTCCGCCATCGTTTCCTCGTCGGGCATGGTATCGCCCTCGGGAACGGGACGAGCGCGGCCCTCTTCCTTCTTGGCCAGCGCGCCTTCCACGACGGCGACCAGGCCACGAGCGTCGAAGGGCTTCGTGATGGCGTCGATGGCGCCCGTCTGTTGCACGAACTGACCGCGGATCTTGTCGCCCTTGGCGCTCATCAGCACGACGGGCAGATGGCGTCGGTCTGGATCGTTGCGCAGCTCGCGGCAGAATTGGTAGCCGTTCATGCGCGGCATCACGAAGTCGAGCAACACCAGATCGACTTCCGTTCCGGACTGCAGCTTCTCGAGGGCGTCTTGGCCGTCTTCGGCGACGACGGTCTCGAAGGCGCTTGCCTCTAGGATCGACGCCACCACCTTGCGAATGGTGGGGCTGTCATCGACGACGAGGATGCGCGCGCCCATGGGAAAGCGCTCTGGATGGTGGGGGGAGCTGCGCTCAGAATCAAGCGTGGTGACAAGAATGTCGGCGTGGCCTGTGCCAGCGTGCCACCGTGGGGGCCTGGTGGGCTCACAAACCCCGTGAAACGCAGCGATTCGCCCGGGCATGGGGCTTGCGATGCGTTCCCCCATGGCACGCTCTCCCCTGTTTCCGGCCTTGGTGGCCTTGGCACTGACCTCCCCCTTGTTGGCTTGTGGCGGAAGCACTTCGGACGCGGGCAGCGGTGGATCCTCGGGTGGGGGCACGGGCGGCACGGGCGCGGTGGGCGGGAGTGCGACCGGTGGGACGGCGGGACTGGGTGGCAGCACGACGGGTGGTGCTGGCGGACAGACGACGGGCGGTAGCGGCGGAATGCCAAACGAATGCCAGGTGCCCAGCTCCACACCTGCGCCCTATGCGACGACCTTCCGCTTCGTCAGCAAGTCCGGTGCCTCCTTCTACCTCGCTGAAGACTGCGGGCTGCGTTACCGCGTGTCTTCTTGTGCCGATGGCTACAGCGCAACCCTGTCTCTCAGCGGCGATTGCACCATCGATTGCAACGACACGCAGGGCGGGTGCATCGCTTGCGGCGCGTGTCCCTTCTCCGCAAAACTGGTGACGACGGGGAGCCCTGCGGAAACGCAATGGGCCGGCTACACCTACACCTACGACAACTCGGCCGGCTGTTCGTGTCATCACCAATTCACGGCGCCCGCTGGAAAGTACCGTGTCGAGGTCGATGTCTTTGCCAGCGAGCAGGATGCGCTCTCTGGCCAACCGTCCCATACGGCGAGCGTGAGCTTCGATCTGAAGGAGTCCGGCGGCGTGGTGGAAGTCCCCCTCGATCTACTGGGGACCTGACACGACCGGGCTCAGCGCTGCGAACGCGACGCTGACCGAACTCAGGTCTCGGGCGCGGCGAACGAGACGCAGGCCGAACTCAGGTCTCGGGCGCTGCGAACGAGACGCAGGCCGAACTCAGGTCTCGGGCGCGATGCTGCGGACGTAGAGTTCCGCTAGTTGCTCCGGGCTGACCGCGTTGGGCGCGTCGCTCATGACGTCCGTGCCCTTTTGCGTCTTCGGGAACGCGATCACGTCGCGGATGCTGTCGCTGCCGGCGAGCAGCATGGCTAGGCGATCCATGCCCAGGGCGATGCCGCCGTGGGGCGGCGCGCCGTAGCGCAAGGCCTGCAGCAAGAAGCCGAACTTCTCCTTGGCATCCTCGTCCTTGATGCCAAGGGCGGAAAACACCTTTGCCTGCACGTCGGGGTCGTGGAGACGAATGGAGCCGCCAGCGATCTCGAAACCGTTCAGCACCAAGTCGTAGCGGTGGCAGAGCACCTTGCCCGGGTCGGTGTCGATGAGGGGCACGCTCTCGTCGTGGGGGCGCGTGAAGGCGTGATGCGCGGCCACCCAACGCCCGCTGTCCTCGTCGTGCTCGAACAGCGGCGGATCGACGACCCACAGGAAATTCCACTGGTTGCCGTGACCCACCTCGGGAATGAGTCCCAGCTTCTTGGCCAGGTGCACGCGCAGATTGGCGAGCACGGTGTTGACCAAGCTGGCCTTGCCGAACTGAAAGATGAGGACGTCGCCTTCCTTGGCTTCGGCCCGCGCGTTGATGGCTTGGCGCAGCTCGTCCGAGACGTTCTTGGCGAAGGGCGACTGCGTCCAGCCTCCGTCGGCGGCGACCTTGGCGCGGGCAAGCCCGGCGGCGCCCATGCTCTTGGCCAGCTGTTCCAGCTTGTCGGTCTCGGTGCGCGAGAGGCCGGCGTCGGCGGGCACGCGCATGCACTTGACGATCTCTGCGGGCAGATCCTTGCGGTAGGTGCCCGCCTTGAACTTCTCCGCAATCGGCGTCCAGAAGGGAACGCCGCCGCCGCCGTGCTCCACCACCAGCTCGGTCAGATCTTGGTGCTTCATGCCGAAGCGCAGGTCCGGCTTGTCGTTGCCGTAGTCCCGCATCGAGTCGTCGAAACGCAGGCGCGGGAAGCGGCCGTCGGGATAGAGCTCGCGCAGATCCACGCCCAGCGCGGCCTTCCACACCGTGAAGATCAGGCCTTCCACCAGGGAAAACACGTCGTCCTGGTTCACGAAGGACATCTCGATGTCGATCTGGGTGAACTCCGGCTGGCGATCGAGGCGCAAGTCCTCGTCGCGGAAGCAGCGCACGATCTGGAAGTAGCGCTCGTAGCCCGCCACCATGAACAGCTGCTTGAAGATCTGCGGGCTCTCCGCCAGCGCGTAGAATTTTCCCGGGCTGAGGCGCGAAGGAACCAAGAAGTTGCGCGCACCGCCGGGCGTGTACTTCACCAGGAACGGCGTCTCGATCTCCAGACAGCCCTGGCTCGACAGGTAGTTGCGAGTGGCGTGGTTGATGTCGTGGCGCATGCGCAGACAGCGCTGCAGACCCGGGCGACGCAAGTCCAGGTAGCGGTACTGCAGGCGAACTTCTTCGCGCGTGTCGATGTTGTCGCGGATCTCGAAGGGCGGCGTCTCGCAGCGGTTGAACACCGTGGCTTCGCTGACCACGATTTCCACTTCGCCCGTGGCCAGGTTCGGGTTCGCCGCGGAGACCATCTTGTTCTCCTTCTTGGAGAACTGCTCGCCGCGGGAGCGCACGGTGCCGCGAATGCCAATCACCCACTCGGGGCGCACTTGCTCCGCCAGATCGTGGGCTTCCTTGGAATTCGGATCGAACACGACCTGGGTGATCCCCTCGCGATCTCGGAGATCGATGAAGATCAGGTTCCCGTGGTCGCGGCGGCTGTCGACCCAGCCGAACAGCACGACCTCGCTGCCGATGTCCGTGGCGCGCAGGGCGCCGTTGTGATGAGTGCGTTTCAGCTCGTCGATGAAGCGGGCCACGCCGGTGGCTTAAGCCAAGCGCGCGCCGAAAGGGGAACAATTCGCGCGATTTGGCCCACTGGCCGGTTCCCTCCGACCCTGGTTGAAACGACCCTGGTTGAAACGACCCTGGTTCGTTCGGCCACTTGGCCGGCTCCGGTACCCTAACCAGAACCCAACGAAAATTGGGCCGTTTCCCGTCGTTCTGGCACCCAAGGCCTGTGATCGTCGAGGCTGGCCCACACCCCCCGACCCGTGAGCGCGGGCTGCTGCCGTCGGTGCTGGCGTGGCTGTCCTTCGCCGTTCCGCTCGGGCTGACCCTGTGGCGCGCGAGCGCCAGTCCGCAATGGCGGGACGACATGCCGCTCGTGCGCGCGCTGGGCTTCGTGCCCTTGGGGGGCGAGGGCGTGCTGTCGAGCGTGATGATGCAGGTGCTCGCGCTGCTGCCCTTCGGCGGCCGCGTCGCGCGCGCGAGCTTGGTCGGTGCCATTGGTGTCGCGCTCCTCGCCTACATGATCTTCGTCGTCGCGCAGCGCGTGATGGATCAAAACG
This genomic stretch from Polyangiaceae bacterium harbors:
- the aspS gene encoding aspartate--tRNA ligase, with protein sequence MARFIDELKRTHHNGALRATDIGSEVVLFGWVDSRRDHGNLIFIDLRDREGITQVVFDPNSKEAHDLAEQVRPEWVIGIRGTVRSRGEQFSKKENKMVSAANPNLATGEVEIVVSEATVFNRCETPPFEIRDNIDTREEVRLQYRYLDLRRPGLQRCLRMRHDINHATRNYLSSQGCLEIETPFLVKYTPGGARNFLVPSRLSPGKFYALAESPQIFKQLFMVAGYERYFQIVRCFRDEDLRLDRQPEFTQIDIEMSFVNQDDVFSLVEGLIFTVWKAALGVDLRELYPDGRFPRLRFDDSMRDYGNDKPDLRFGMKHQDLTELVVEHGGGGVPFWTPIAEKFKAGTYRKDLPAEIVKCMRVPADAGLSRTETDKLEQLAKSMGAAGLARAKVAADGGWTQSPFAKNVSDELRQAINARAEAKEGDVLIFQFGKASLVNTVLANLRVHLAKKLGLIPEVGHGNQWNFLWVVDPPLFEHDEDSGRWVAAHHAFTRPHDESVPLIDTDPGKVLCHRYDLVLNGFEIAGGSIRLHDPDVQAKVFSALGIKDEDAKEKFGFLLQALRYGAPPHGGIALGMDRLAMLLAGSDSIRDVIAFPKTQKGTDVMSDAPNAVSPEQLAELYVRSIAPET